Within SAR202 cluster bacterium, the genomic segment TGTGCAGATGGGGATGGACGCCGCCCGCGAGCTTACAGACATGCTGACCAATCTGACGGCCAACCTGGAGATTCAGGTTCTACACGGACATAAGGTTGTGGAGGTCAAGTCTACGGGCGCCAGCAAGGCGGAGTTCTTCTTACGCTACCTGTCTAAGAAGCCCTGGGACTTTATCCTGGCCGCCGGGGATGATGTGACCGATGAGGCCCTCTTCCGCGTCCTCCCCCAGGGGGCCGCCACTGTCAGTGTCGGCTTCGCCGCCTCCACGGCCGTCTACAACCTCCAGTCGCCGGCGGAAGTCACAGTGGTGCTGAAGAAGCTGACAGATGGCTTTGAGGCCGATAAGACCGCGCGGCAGGTCCTGGACAGTAGGCCTTCTAAGCGCAGGCAGGAGTTGAAGGAGTCGGAGGAGGAGAAACACCCCGCGCCTGCGGGCTGAAGCGTATTGACACTCCACGCCTGCCGAACGTAATATATATGGGTTATGGAATACGCAATAATCAAGACTGGCGGAAAGCAGTACCGAGTCTCCGTGGGAGACATGGTGGACGTGGAGAAGCTGGCCGTGGAGCCTGGCTCGGAAATTGAGCTGAGCGACGTGGTGGCCGTATCCAAGGATGGCAAGGTGAGCCTGGGCCAGCCCGTGGTGGAAGGCGCCAAGGTCATTGCCCAAGTCCACGAGCATAATAAGGACAAGAAGATTCGGGTCTTCAAGTACAAGCGCAAGACCCGCTATCGCAAGACCACCGGCCACAGGCAGTCGCATACGCGCCTTCAGGTCGTGGAGATCCAGAACGGAGGCACAGCCTAATGGCCCAAAAGAAAGCTGGCGGCAGCAGCCGCAACGGTCGAGACAGCCAGGGGCAGCGCCGCGGCATTAAAAAGTACGGCGGCGAGATTGTCCTTGCCGGCCATATCCTAGTCCGACAGCAAGGCGAGCGCATAGCCCCCGGCAACAACGTGGGCATGGGCAAGGACTTCACCCTTTTTGCCCTGGCCCCCGGCCGCGTAGAGTACGGCTGGGCTAGGGGCGGCAAGCGCCGCGCCAGCGTCCAGCCCATCGAATCCAAGTAACCTTTTTCCAAAGTAGGAACCATGAAGAAAGATATCCATCCTCAGTACCATTACAACGCCGTGGTCACCTGTTCTTGCGGCAACGTCATCACCACGGGCGCCACCAAAGCCACCCTTCGTGTCGAGCTGTGCAGCAAGTGCCATCCCTTCTACACCGGCGAGCAGCGCATTGTGGACACTGAAGGCCGCGTGGAGCGCCTGCGCCGCCGCTACGGCCTCAAGACCTAGCGTTTTAATCGACGACATCAAAGGGGTGAGTTTTACTCACCCCTTTTCTTTTGGTCCTTACGGCCCTAAATTTGTTGGTAGCCTTTTCATAACTATGAGGTAGATTTGTCTAGACCACCCTTTTTTTACGGCGGCCAGGCGGTCATTGAGGGAGTGATGATCCGCGGCCAGAAGTTCTTTAGCCTGGCGGTGCGGCGCTCCAACGGCTCTATTTACCACTCCGCCGAGCCCCTCAGCACCATCTACACCGGCGCCCTCCGCCGCCTGCCCTTCCTACGAGGCATCCTGATCCTCGTTGAGACCCTGGGGCTGGGCTACAAGGCCCTGACCCGCTCCGCCAACATCGCCCTGGAGGACCAGAGCAACGGCGAGGCCAAGGAGATGTCCACCGCGGTCATGACCATGACCATGCTCGTCGCCCTAGCCTTTGCCATCGGCCTCTTCTTCCTTCTGCCCCTCTTCGCTGCTCGCTCCCTGGACGGCGTCCTGGACGACTGGCTGGGCGCCGGCAGCCGCGCCGACTTCCTGAGCAACCTTATCGAAGGCGTCATACGGCTGGGGCTTCTAGTAGGCTATATCGCAGTCATTGGCCTGATGAAGGACATCAAGCGCGTCTTTGCCTATCACGGCGCTGAGCATATGACCATCCACGCGCACGAGCACAAGCTGCCGCTGGACGTGGAGCACATTCGTCCCTTCCCCACGGCCCACCCCCGATGCGGCACCGCCTTCCTGCTGACGGTGGCGGTGGTCGCCATTCTGGTCTTCGCCCTCCTGGGCCGCCCCGACCTCCACTGGGCCATACTCTCTCGAATCCTTCTGGTGCCGGTCATCGCTGCCATCAGCTACGAGTTCCTTCGGTTCACCGGCGCGCATAGCGGGTCCAAACTCGGCCAGGTCATGGCTACCCCTGGCCTGCTGCTGCAGCGACTCACCACCCGCCGTCCCGACGACCAGCAAATCGAAGTCGCTATTTACGCTATGAAGTCGGCCCTGGCGGCGGATAAGGGGGAGGAATGGGCGCCGGAGGGGGCAAAGGCCGACAGTCCCGCTTCAGACCCTGTCGCAAATGGTGAGACCCCTACTGTTACGCAGGGGCCTCCAAACGCTGAATCGAAAGAGCCTGGCGCCGCTCCGACGACCTAAAGCCTACCTCCTCCGCCCCTTCAGCACCTCCCACACCTGCTGGGGTTTCACGTCGCTGGCGGCCATCAGCACCAGGGTGTGGTACAACAGGTCCGCTACTTCTTGCGGCAGGTTCTTGGTATCGCCCATAGCGGCTGATATAGCTGTCTCGCCCGCCTCCTCCGTCACCTTTTGGGCTACACGCCCTACACCGCCCTTCAACAGTTCGGTGGTGTAGCTGCCCTCCGGCATCTTCTGTTTCCGGTCCTGGATGGTGGCATATAGCTCGTCCAGTATCCCCGACCCGGGGTCTGAGTGGACGTAGTCCTCGTTGGCCGGTGTCGATTCGACATGATTAAAGAAACATGAGACCTGGCCGGTGTGGCAGGCCGGGCCGTCAGGGATGACTTTTAGAAGCAGGGTGTCGCCGTCGCAGTCAGCCCAGACCTCCTTAACGTTCAGATAGTGGCCGGATACTTCGCCCTTGTGCCACAGGTCCTCGCGGCTGCGGCTGTAAAACCAGACCTGGCCGCCTTCCATGGTGCGCTTCAGCGAGCCTGGATTCATGTAACCCACCATCAGCACCTGGCCCGTGTTGATGTCCTGGGCCACGGCGGGAACCAGGCCCTGCTTGTCCATCTTCAGCTTCATTGCTTCCACCTCTCGATGACCTGCGGCAATTCCAGCAGGCTCTTTATCTCATAGTCCGGCGTCGGGTACTTGGCGTCCCGCGCGCGGCCGTTTCGATTTATCCATACCGCGCCCATGCCCGCCCGCTTGGCCCCCAGCACGTCGTCGAAGGGGTTGTCGCCCACGTACGCCGACTCCTGGGGTTTCACCTCCATCTTCTTCAGCGCCTCCTGGAAGGTCCTGGGGTGGGGTTTGTATGCCTTCACCATCTCCGACGACAGGACGGCGTGGAACTTCAGGCCCAGCTTTTTTATCTGCGGCAGCAGGTAGTCGTCGTCGGCGTTGGAGAAGACCCCCGTCCTCCACCGGCGCTGGATCTGGCCCATAGCCTGGTGGGTCTCGGGGAAGGCGTTCTGCTCCCCCATAATGCCGACGGCGGCTTTGGCGGCGGCAGCGGCGTCTCCCTTGAGCTTCAATTCTTTGAACGTATCTACGAAGCAGTCCCGCCATGCCTCCTCGTAGCTCTTGAAAGGGGGGCTTTTCTCAGGCTCCTCCAGGTTTAGGCGCCATTTCCTGAACCCCATCTCGCGGCCCTTCCACTCTTTGTAGAGCGTCATCGAATCGACCTTTAGGACCTGGTCGCGGCAAATGTCGGCGAATAGCTGGTGCCACCTCGACTCCGGGTTGGGCGCCAGGGTGTCGTACATGTCGAATATTACAGCCTTGATCTGGGCCACTACTTTGGCTCCTTCTTGCTTTTGGTAGGCCGCATGGGTACGCCTCTCTTTTGGAGGTAGTCTTTGGCCTGGCCGATAGTAAATTTACCATAATGAAAGATGCTGGCGGCCAGCACCGCGTCGGCCTTGCCTTTGTCCAGGGCGTCGTACAAGTGCTCCAGGCCGCCCGCGCCGCCGCTAGCGATGACCGGCACAGGGACTGCCTCGGATACCGCCCGCGTCAGCGGCAGGTCGTAGCCCGTCTGGTGGCCGTCTGTATCCATGCTGGTCAGCAAAATCTCGCCGGCGCCAAGCTCCACCACCCGACGCGCCCACTTCACCGCGTCGATGCCCGTGGGCTTGCGGCCGCCGTGAGTGTACACCTGCCATCGCGACGCTGCGTCTAGGGCGATGTCCTCGGGGGCCGCTGGGTGTAGCGCGCCGTCCACCACCTTGGCGTCGATGGCGACGACGATGCACTGGTTGCCAAAATGATACGCGCCTTGTTTGACCAGTTCCGGGTCCAACACCGCCGACGTGTTGATGGAGACCTTGTCGGCCCCGGCCCTGAGCATTCGCCGCACGTCGTCCACGGTGCGAATGCCCCCGCCCACCGTCAGCGGGATGAAGACCTGCTCAGAGACTCTCTTAACCACCTCCACCATGGTGTCGCGGGCGTGGGCGCTGGCTGTAATGTCGAGGAAGACAAGTTCGTCGGCGCCTTCGCGGTCGTAGAGGGCGGCCATCTCTGCGGGGTCCCCGGCGTCGCGAAGCTGCAGAAAGCTGACGCCTTTGACTACTCGGCCCGCGTCCACGTCCAGGCAGGGGATGATGCGCTTGGTCAGCACAAG encodes:
- the rplU gene encoding 50S ribosomal protein L21, translated to MEYAIIKTGGKQYRVSVGDMVDVEKLAVEPGSEIELSDVVAVSKDGKVSLGQPVVEGAKVIAQVHEHNKDKKIRVFKYKRKTRYRKTTGHRQSHTRLQVVEIQNGGTA
- a CDS encoding 50S ribosomal protein L27, whose amino-acid sequence is MAQKKAGGSSRNGRDSQGQRRGIKKYGGEIVLAGHILVRQQGERIAPGNNVGMGKDFTLFALAPGRVEYGWARGGKRRASVQPIESK
- the rpmE gene encoding 50S ribosomal protein L31; protein product: MKKDIHPQYHYNAVVTCSCGNVITTGATKATLRVELCSKCHPFYTGEQRIVDTEGRVERLRRRYGLKT
- a CDS encoding DUF1385 domain-containing protein yields the protein MIRGQKFFSLAVRRSNGSIYHSAEPLSTIYTGALRRLPFLRGILILVETLGLGYKALTRSANIALEDQSNGEAKEMSTAVMTMTMLVALAFAIGLFFLLPLFAARSLDGVLDDWLGAGSRADFLSNLIEGVIRLGLLVGYIAVIGLMKDIKRVFAYHGAEHMTIHAHEHKLPLDVEHIRPFPTAHPRCGTAFLLTVAVVAILVFALLGRPDLHWAILSRILLVPVIAAISYEFLRFTGAHSGSKLGQVMATPGLLLQRLTTRRPDDQQIEVAIYAMKSALAADKGEEWAPEGAKADSPASDPVANGETPTVTQGPPNAESKEPGAAPTT
- a CDS encoding bifunctional phosphoribosyl-AMP cyclohydrolase/phosphoribosyl-ATP diphosphatase HisIE, which codes for MKLKMDKQGLVPAVAQDINTGQVLMVGYMNPGSLKRTMEGGQVWFYSRSREDLWHKGEVSGHYLNVKEVWADCDGDTLLLKVIPDGPACHTGQVSCFFNHVESTPANEDYVHSDPGSGILDELYATIQDRKQKMPEGSYTTELLKGGVGRVAQKVTEEAGETAISAAMGDTKNLPQEVADLLYHTLVLMAASDVKPQQVWEVLKGRRR
- a CDS encoding HAD family hydrolase; the protein is MAQIKAVIFDMYDTLAPNPESRWHQLFADICRDQVLKVDSMTLYKEWKGREMGFRKWRLNLEEPEKSPPFKSYEEAWRDCFVDTFKELKLKGDAAAAAKAAVGIMGEQNAFPETHQAMGQIQRRWRTGVFSNADDDYLLPQIKKLGLKFHAVLSSEMVKAYKPHPRTFQEALKKMEVKPQESAYVGDNPFDDVLGAKRAGMGAVWINRNGRARDAKYPTPDYEIKSLLELPQVIERWKQ
- the hisF gene encoding imidazole glycerol phosphate synthase subunit HisF, whose translation is MLTKRIIPCLDVDAGRVVKGVSFLQLRDAGDPAEMAALYDREGADELVFLDITASAHARDTMVEVVKRVSEQVFIPLTVGGGIRTVDDVRRMLRAGADKVSINTSAVLDPELVKQGAYHFGNQCIVVAIDAKVVDGALHPAAPEDIALDAASRWQVYTHGGRKPTGIDAVKWARRVVELGAGEILLTSMDTDGHQTGYDLPLTRAVSEAVPVPVIASGGAGGLEHLYDALDKGKADAVLAASIFHYGKFTIGQAKDYLQKRGVPMRPTKSKKEPK